In the Eptesicus fuscus isolate TK198812 chromosome 12, DD_ASM_mEF_20220401, whole genome shotgun sequence genome, one interval contains:
- the MC4R gene encoding melanocortin receptor 4: MNSTHHHRVHTSLHFRNLSTYRLHSNASEPPGKGYSDGGCYEQLFVSPEVFVTLGVISLLENILVIVAIAKNKNLHSPMYFFICSLAVADMLVSVSNGSETIVITLLNSTDTDAQSFTVNIDNVIDSVICSSLLASICSLLAIAVDRYFTIFYALQYHNIMTVRRVGIILSCIWAACTVAGILFIIYSDSSVVIICLISVFLTMLALMASLYVHMFLMARLHMKRIAVLPGTGTIRQGANMKGAITLTILIGVFVVCWAPFFLHLIFYISCPQNPYCVCFMSHFNLYLILIMCNSIIDPLIYALRSQELRKTFREIICCYPLGSLCDLSSRY, from the coding sequence ATGAATTCCACTCACCACCATAGAGTGCACACGTCTCTCCACTTCCGGAACCTCAGCACCTACAGACTGCACAGCAACGCCAGCGAGCCCCCCGGAAAAGGCTACTCCGACGGAGGGTGCTACGAGCAACTTTTCGTCTCTCCTGAGGTGTTTGTGACTCTGGGTGTCATCAGCTTGCTGGAGAATATCCTGGTGATTGTGGCAATAGCCAAGAACAAGAACCTGCATTCCCCCATGTACTTTTTCATCTGCAGCCTGGCTGTGGCTGATATGCTGGTGAGCGTCTCGAACGGATCGGAAACTATTGTCATCACCCTGCTGAACAGCACTGACACGGATGCGCAGAGTTTCACCGTGAACATTGACAATGTCATTGACTCAGTCATTTGTAGCTCCTTGCTCGCGTCCATTTGCAGCCTGCTTGCCATCGCAGTGGACAGGTACTTTACTATCTTTTATGCTCTCCAGTACCATAACATTATGACCGTTAGGCGGGTTGGGATCATCCTGAGCTGTATCTGGGCAGCTTGCACGGTGGCGGGCATTCTGTTCATCATTTACTCAGACAGCAGCGTGGTCATCATCTGCCTCATCAGCGTGTTCCTCACCATGCTGGCTCTCATGGCCTCCCTCTATGTCCACATGTTCCTCATGGCCAGGCTTCACATGAAGAGGATCGCCGTCCTCCCGGGCACGGGCACCATCCGCCAAGGTGCCAACATGAAGGGGGCGATCACCTTGACCATACTGATCGGGGTCTTTGTGGTCTGCTGGGCGCCATTCTTCCTGCACTTGATATTCTACATCTCTTGTCCCCAGAATCCATACTGTGTGTGCTTCATGTCTCACTTTAACTTATATCTCATACTGATCATGTGTAACTCCATCATTGACCCTCTCATTTATGCACTCCGGAGCCAAGAGCTGAGGAAAACCTTCAGAGAGATCATCTGTTGCTACCCTCTAGGAAGTCTTTGTGACTTGTCCAGCAGATATTAA